The Halorientalis sp. IM1011 genome window below encodes:
- a CDS encoding DUF367 family protein — protein MGAYGLHVRYEGDDDPDKCSARKLARFDLADLHRATRSTPPGIVLNPFADRVLSPEDGVGSGARHDRLVALDCSWETAQREAFDLEGIHRALPFLVAANPVNYGTPFELNTVEAFAGALCILGQRDHAEELLSKFTWGHTFLELNEEPLRRYAECTDSEEILDVQDDYLDRE, from the coding sequence ATGGGCGCATACGGCCTCCACGTCCGCTACGAGGGCGACGACGATCCCGACAAGTGTAGCGCCCGGAAACTCGCGCGGTTCGACCTCGCCGACCTCCACCGCGCGACCCGGTCGACACCGCCGGGGATCGTCCTCAACCCCTTCGCCGACCGGGTCCTCTCGCCCGAGGACGGCGTCGGCTCCGGCGCGCGCCACGACCGACTCGTCGCGCTCGACTGCTCCTGGGAGACCGCCCAACGCGAGGCGTTCGATCTTGAGGGGATCCACCGGGCGCTGCCCTTCCTCGTCGCGGCCAACCCCGTCAACTACGGGACGCCCTTCGAGTTGAACACCGTCGAGGCGTTCGCCGGCGCGCTCTGTATCCTCGGCCAGCGCGACCACGCCGAAGAGTTGTTGTCGAAGTTCACCTGGGGCCACACCTTCCTCGAACTCAACGAGGAACCCCTGCGTCGCTACGCCGAATGTACCGATTCCGAGGAAATTCTGGACGTGCAGGACGACTATCTCGACCGCGAGTAA
- a CDS encoding enolase, with product MLFDRVADLPVVVDGVDLLQQERDTTSGFARATTTVALSGAGETGKGEDVTYETELHHELAEAGLPDLTGEYTFAEFSTRVGELDLFPSPPEREDFRHYRRWGVESAALDLALRQADTDLASALDRTYDPVEFVVSTRLGEPPTTDRLEAVLDVRPDTEFKLDPTTDWTAELAESVADLAPVRICDLKGQYSGTVVDAPPDPDLYELVLNAYPEAVVEDPNLTDETRPLFEGREGRVSWDAPITGVASIEALPFEPDWLNIKPSRFGSVESLFEAVEYCEDHDIQMYGGGQFELGVGRGHIQALAALFYPESPNDVAPGGYNDPDFDGNLSPSPLEPPGEPAGFRWP from the coding sequence ATGCTCTTCGACCGGGTCGCCGACCTGCCGGTGGTCGTCGACGGCGTCGACCTCCTTCAGCAGGAGCGAGACACCACCAGCGGGTTCGCACGCGCGACCACGACCGTCGCCCTCTCGGGTGCGGGCGAGACCGGGAAGGGAGAGGACGTGACCTACGAGACCGAACTGCACCACGAACTCGCCGAGGCCGGCCTCCCCGACCTCACCGGCGAGTACACGTTCGCCGAGTTCTCCACACGCGTGGGCGAACTGGACCTGTTCCCATCGCCGCCCGAGCGCGAGGACTTCCGCCACTACCGCCGGTGGGGCGTCGAGAGCGCCGCGCTGGATCTGGCGCTCCGGCAGGCCGACACCGATCTGGCGTCGGCGCTCGACCGCACCTACGACCCCGTCGAGTTCGTCGTCAGCACGCGACTGGGCGAGCCACCGACCACGGATCGGCTGGAGGCGGTCCTCGACGTCCGTCCCGACACCGAGTTCAAACTCGATCCGACGACCGACTGGACCGCCGAGTTGGCCGAGTCGGTCGCCGACCTCGCACCCGTCCGCATCTGCGACCTGAAAGGCCAGTACTCGGGGACCGTCGTGGACGCGCCGCCGGATCCCGACCTCTACGAACTGGTCCTGAATGCGTACCCCGAGGCCGTCGTCGAAGATCCGAACCTCACCGACGAGACGCGGCCGCTGTTCGAGGGCCGGGAGGGTCGAGTCTCCTGGGACGCCCCCATAACGGGGGTCGCAAGCATCGAGGCCCTGCCCTTCGAACCCGACTGGTTGAACATCAAGCCCTCCCGCTTCGGCAGCGTCGAATCCCTGTTCGAAGCGGTCGAGTACTGCGAGGATCACGATATTCAGATGTACGGCGGCGGCCAGTTCGAACTCGGTGTCGGCCGCGGCCACATCCAGGCGCTGGCCGCGCTGTTCTACCCCGAGAGCCCCAACGACGTGGCCCCCGGCGGGTACAACGACCCCGACTTCGATGGGAACCTGTCGCCGAGTCCGCTGGAGCCGCCCGGCGAGCCCGCGGGCTTCAGGTGGCCCTGA
- a CDS encoding 50S ribosomal protein L40e, whose protein sequence is MATFEKAEDRILSKQICMRCNARNPTETDRCRKCGYGNLRPKNRERNAA, encoded by the coding sequence ATGGCTACGTTCGAGAAAGCGGAGGACCGCATCCTCTCCAAGCAGATCTGCATGCGGTGTAACGCTCGCAACCCGACGGAAACCGACCGGTGCCGGAAGTGTGGCTACGGAAATCTCCGACCGAAGAACCGCGAACGCAACGCGGCCTAG
- a CDS encoding MBL fold metallo-hydrolase: MDVYNVTADAETFTCNAYLALGERAVLVDAGAMDGVVDVIRNHTPSLDAVVLTHQHGDHVGELDAVLDEFDAELYAYGDHDRRSVELADGDQVMIGDEAFDVVYTPGHADDHVSLVSENTLFSGDVVVHDDGAFDYGSFGRTDMAGQSRERLIESIEDLLDRMPDGVAHMYAGHGDTFEGDVRDVVETALERAEKREPKYPDE; the protein is encoded by the coding sequence ATGGACGTGTACAACGTCACGGCCGATGCGGAGACGTTCACCTGCAACGCCTATCTGGCGCTGGGCGAGCGCGCAGTACTGGTCGACGCCGGCGCGATGGACGGCGTCGTCGACGTGATCCGCAACCACACCCCCAGTCTCGACGCCGTCGTCCTCACCCACCAGCACGGCGACCACGTCGGAGAGCTGGACGCCGTCCTCGACGAGTTCGACGCCGAACTGTACGCCTACGGCGACCACGACCGCCGCTCGGTCGAACTGGCCGACGGCGACCAGGTCATGATCGGCGACGAGGCCTTCGACGTGGTGTACACCCCCGGTCACGCCGACGACCACGTGTCGCTCGTCAGCGAGAACACACTCTTCAGCGGGGACGTCGTCGTCCACGACGACGGCGCGTTCGACTACGGTTCGTTCGGCCGGACCGACATGGCCGGCCAGTCCCGCGAACGCCTGATCGAGAGCATCGAGGACCTGCTCGACCGTATGCCCGACGGAGTCGCCCACATGTACGCCGGCCACGGGGATACCTTCGAAGGCGACGTGCGCGACGTCGTGGAGACGGCACTGGAACGCGCCGAGAAGCGCGAGCCGAAATATCCCGACGAGTAA
- a CDS encoding DUF5786 family protein, whose protein sequence is MGFGSYDESEQENQDYDTDFEDDDGVSTSENNHDGDIEYEFSASNDELLDKLKHIKEDEDENT, encoded by the coding sequence ATGGGGTTCGGGAGCTACGACGAGTCCGAACAGGAAAATCAGGACTACGACACTGATTTTGAGGACGATGACGGCGTATCGACATCCGAGAACAACCACGACGGCGACATCGAGTACGAGTTCAGCGCGTCGAACGACGAACTACTCGACAAACTCAAACACATCAAAGAGGACGAAGACGAGAACACGTGA
- a CDS encoding DUF99 family protein: MKSGVRALGIAESFREGRSTFAGVVTRASRVVDGFAFATCTVGGTDATDTVCTLFDDLGREDVRYVLVSGIAPAWFNVLDLHRIADHTDRPVLSVTYEESEGLEPALREQFDGDALEQRLSTYRDQPDRQRVHVDADPLFVRAVGLDDGEAAGVVDGFTPEGGRPEPLRVARLAARGADGFRRGSVD; the protein is encoded by the coding sequence GTGAAATCCGGGGTCCGTGCCCTCGGAATCGCCGAGTCGTTCCGTGAGGGCCGGAGCACGTTCGCCGGTGTCGTGACCCGCGCGAGCCGCGTCGTCGACGGCTTCGCCTTCGCCACCTGCACCGTCGGCGGGACCGACGCCACGGACACCGTCTGCACGCTGTTCGACGACCTCGGGCGCGAGGACGTCCGCTACGTGCTCGTCTCCGGGATCGCCCCCGCCTGGTTCAACGTCCTCGACCTGCACCGCATCGCCGACCACACCGACCGACCCGTTCTTTCCGTGACCTACGAGGAGAGCGAGGGGCTCGAACCGGCACTGCGCGAGCAGTTCGACGGTGACGCCCTGGAGCAGCGGCTGTCGACCTACCGCGACCAGCCCGACCGCCAGCGTGTCCACGTAGATGCGGACCCCCTCTTCGTCCGCGCCGTCGGCCTCGACGACGGGGAAGCGGCGGGGGTCGTCGACGGCTTCACGCCCGAGGGCGGACGACCGGAACCGCTCCGGGTCGCGCGGCTTGCAGCCCGTGGAGCCGACGGGTTCCGCCGCGGCTCCGTGGACTGA
- a CDS encoding uracil-DNA glycosylase family protein — translation MGEMEDLAVTECTRCPDLAECRSQIVNGVGPADADLLFVGEGPGANEDEQGEPFVGRSGTVLDDALRAAGLARADVRITNCVRCRPPENRDPRAAELENCREYLDREIDQIDPTVIVTLGKVPSEHLLDRDVGVTGEAGDTFDTEIAGETRTVMVSVHPAATLYDRSQEETFESTIQRAADLTGAGGQSTLGSF, via the coding sequence ATGGGCGAGATGGAGGATCTGGCGGTGACCGAGTGCACGCGCTGTCCCGACCTCGCGGAGTGTCGGAGTCAGATCGTCAACGGCGTCGGTCCAGCGGACGCTGACCTGTTGTTCGTCGGCGAGGGACCGGGCGCGAACGAGGACGAACAGGGCGAACCGTTCGTCGGCCGGAGCGGCACCGTGCTGGACGACGCGCTCCGCGCGGCCGGACTCGCGCGCGCCGACGTTCGTATCACCAACTGTGTGCGCTGTCGACCGCCGGAGAACCGCGACCCCCGTGCCGCGGAACTGGAGAACTGCCGGGAGTACCTCGACCGGGAGATCGACCAAATCGATCCGACGGTGATCGTCACGCTCGGGAAGGTGCCGAGTGAACACCTGCTGGACCGGGACGTGGGCGTCACTGGCGAGGCCGGCGACACGTTCGACACCGAGATCGCCGGCGAGACCCGGACCGTCATGGTCTCGGTCCACCCGGCCGCGACGCTGTACGACCGCAGCCAGGAGGAGACCTTCGAGTCGACGATCCAGCGGGCGGCCGACCTGACCGGCGCAGGCGGGCAGTCGACGCTGGGCTCGTTCTGA
- the hisH gene encoding imidazole glycerol phosphate synthase subunit HisH yields MSTTQTAAEVVVVDYGLGNLRSVTRGLERAGASVELIDEPAAVDRADGIVLPGVGAFSEGMENAGPFRAALADAADEGTPLFGICLGMQMLLTTSEEADHAGQGEAEGLDLIPGTNRRFHGEQKVPHMGWNELDVQRDHPLVEGVDGEHAYFVHSYYAEPDSEDAVVTTTDYGLDFPSIIANEAGNVFGTQFHPEKSGETGLQILRNFVEICAEE; encoded by the coding sequence ATGAGTACGACCCAGACGGCCGCCGAGGTGGTCGTCGTCGACTACGGGCTGGGGAACCTCCGGAGCGTGACCCGCGGGCTGGAGCGTGCGGGCGCGTCGGTCGAGTTGATCGACGAACCGGCCGCCGTGGACCGGGCCGACGGCATCGTCCTCCCGGGGGTCGGCGCGTTCAGCGAGGGCATGGAGAACGCCGGTCCCTTCCGGGCAGCGCTGGCTGACGCCGCCGACGAGGGCACGCCGCTGTTCGGTATCTGTCTCGGGATGCAGATGCTGCTGACGACGAGCGAGGAGGCCGATCACGCCGGACAGGGCGAGGCCGAGGGACTCGACCTGATCCCCGGAACGAACCGGCGATTCCACGGCGAGCAGAAGGTCCCACACATGGGCTGGAACGAACTCGACGTACAGCGTGACCACCCGCTGGTCGAGGGCGTAGATGGGGAACACGCCTACTTCGTCCACTCCTACTACGCCGAACCCGACAGCGAGGACGCGGTGGTCACGACCACCGACTACGGGCTCGACTTCCCGAGTATCATCGCGAACGAGGCTGGGAACGTCTTCGGGACGCAGTTCCACCCCGAGAAGTCGGGTGAGACGGGACTGCAGATTTTACGGAACTTCGTCGAGATCTGTGCGGAGGAGTAG
- a CDS encoding PAS domain-containing sensor histidine kinase: MEWPGPAEALLDHARDKIVVLDEDGVFRYLNRATEEVLGYEPTELQGEYAFEYIHPDDRERIRSRFEAVVDSREETGTIEYRHRTANGTYVWLESRIAKLGGTDTDGYIVSSRDISERVEAQRQRDATAERLQELAAKTTDVLWMFSADWDELLFINDAYEPVYGQPAAVIEDDPSRLIDVIHPEDRPAIRDAMDRLSNGESVDFEFRVNPRQDYNRWAWVQAEPIFEGNEVVRIVGFTRDVTDRRRRERQLRVIDTILRHNLRNDLNTVLGHAEYIAEHPENDPPAHAEVIRRTARSLLGKAEKQRQTIELLTDHATPRRVDLTTAVEDAVASIATRYPQAEITTDLPPSLTARALDDIEVAVRELLGNAAKHAEESAPRIRVDASRVDDLALLTIEDTCPPIPDYEYRILTGEQEMDGVTHTSGLGLWLVYWIVDLSDGHITFETNETGNTVTVSLPLAEDD, from the coding sequence ATGGAGTGGCCAGGTCCGGCCGAGGCGTTGCTCGACCACGCCCGGGACAAGATCGTCGTCCTCGACGAGGACGGGGTATTTCGGTACCTGAACCGGGCCACGGAGGAGGTGCTGGGGTACGAGCCCACGGAACTGCAGGGCGAGTACGCCTTCGAGTACATTCACCCCGACGACCGCGAGCGGATTCGCTCGCGGTTCGAGGCGGTCGTCGACAGCCGGGAGGAAACCGGCACCATCGAGTACCGCCACCGGACCGCCAATGGGACGTACGTGTGGCTGGAGAGTCGGATCGCGAAACTCGGCGGGACGGACACCGACGGATACATCGTCAGTTCCCGGGACATCAGCGAGCGGGTTGAAGCCCAGCGCCAGCGCGACGCGACCGCCGAGCGCCTCCAGGAACTCGCCGCCAAGACGACGGACGTACTGTGGATGTTCTCGGCAGACTGGGACGAGTTGCTCTTTATCAACGACGCGTACGAGCCAGTCTACGGCCAGCCCGCCGCCGTGATCGAGGACGACCCGTCGCGGTTGATCGACGTGATCCACCCCGAGGATCGGCCGGCGATCCGAGACGCCATGGATCGCCTCTCGAACGGCGAGTCGGTCGACTTCGAGTTCCGCGTCAATCCGCGACAGGATTACAACCGCTGGGCGTGGGTGCAGGCCGAACCGATCTTCGAGGGGAACGAGGTCGTCCGGATCGTCGGGTTCACCAGGGACGTGACCGACCGAAGACGCCGCGAGCGGCAGTTGCGCGTGATCGATACGATCCTCCGGCACAATCTCCGGAACGATCTCAACACCGTCCTCGGTCACGCCGAGTACATCGCCGAACACCCCGAAAACGACCCGCCGGCCCACGCCGAAGTGATCCGGCGAACCGCCCGGTCGCTGCTGGGCAAGGCCGAGAAACAGCGCCAGACCATCGAGTTGCTCACCGATCACGCCACACCGCGTCGCGTCGATCTGACCACCGCCGTGGAGGACGCCGTGGCGTCGATCGCCACCCGATATCCACAGGCGGAGATTACGACCGACCTCCCGCCGTCGCTCACGGCCCGTGCGCTCGACGATATCGAGGTGGCAGTCCGTGAACTGCTCGGCAACGCCGCGAAACACGCCGAGGAATCGGCCCCGCGGATCCGCGTCGACGCGTCCCGGGTCGACGACCTCGCGCTCCTGACGATCGAAGACACCTGCCCGCCGATCCCCGACTACGAGTACCGCATCCTGACCGGCGAACAGGAGATGGACGGCGTCACCCACACCAGCGGCCTCGGCCTCTGGCTGGTCTACTGGATCGTCGACCTCTCGGACGGCCACATCACCTTCGAGACGAACGAGACCGGCAACACCGTCACCGTCTCACTGCCGCTGGCCGAGGACGACTGA
- a CDS encoding proteasome-activating nucleotidase, translating to MSRSPSLPDRPRLDLDPEMSPEERLDALREHFIKLEQVNDELSSQLDSAQERRDNLSGEVDRLERENETLKTSSLYIATAEEVTDEGVIVKQHGNNQEVLTEVSPNLKEELEAGDRVAINDSFSVQTLLDAETDARAQAMQVDHSPEVTYADIGGLDQQIREVREAVEQPLVDADQFREVGIEPPSGVLLHGPPGTGKTMLAKAVANETDATFIKMAGSELVRKFIGEGARLVRDLFELASEREPAIIFIDEIDAIAAKRTESKTSGDAEVQRTMMQLLSEMDGFEDRGEIRIIAATNRFDMLDRAILRPGRFDRLIEVPEPDAEGRERILEIHTKDLNLAEELDLAAIAAETEGFSGAELASLTTEAGMFSIRDDRTEVRMEDFEDAREKVTDAEGQETGPIAFY from the coding sequence ATGTCCCGGAGTCCGTCGCTCCCGGACCGGCCGCGCCTGGATCTCGACCCGGAGATGTCTCCGGAAGAGCGGCTGGATGCGTTGCGGGAGCACTTTATCAAGCTGGAACAGGTCAACGACGAACTATCGTCGCAACTGGACTCGGCCCAGGAACGACGCGACAACCTCAGCGGCGAGGTGGACCGGCTGGAACGCGAAAACGAGACGCTCAAGACGTCCTCGCTGTACATCGCCACGGCCGAGGAAGTCACCGACGAGGGTGTCATCGTCAAACAGCACGGCAACAACCAGGAAGTCCTCACGGAGGTGTCACCGAACCTCAAGGAAGAACTGGAGGCGGGCGACCGTGTCGCCATCAACGATTCGTTCTCCGTGCAGACGCTTCTGGACGCCGAGACCGACGCCCGCGCCCAGGCGATGCAGGTCGACCACAGCCCCGAGGTGACCTACGCCGACATCGGCGGACTGGACCAACAGATCCGCGAGGTTCGCGAGGCCGTCGAACAACCGCTGGTCGACGCCGACCAGTTCCGCGAGGTCGGCATCGAACCGCCGAGCGGCGTCCTGCTCCACGGCCCGCCCGGGACCGGGAAGACGATGCTCGCGAAGGCCGTCGCCAACGAGACCGACGCCACCTTCATCAAGATGGCCGGCTCCGAACTCGTCCGGAAGTTCATCGGCGAGGGCGCACGACTGGTCCGGGACCTGTTCGAGCTCGCCTCCGAGCGCGAACCGGCCATCATCTTCATCGACGAGATCGACGCCATCGCGGCCAAGCGCACCGAATCCAAGACCTCCGGGGACGCCGAGGTCCAGCGGACGATGATGCAACTCCTCTCGGAGATGGACGGCTTCGAGGATCGGGGTGAGATCCGCATCATCGCGGCCACCAACCGCTTCGACATGCTCGACCGGGCCATCCTCCGCCCCGGTCGGTTCGACCGCCTCATCGAGGTCCCCGAACCCGACGCCGAGGGCCGCGAGCGGATCCTGGAGATCCACACGAAGGACCTCAACCTGGCCGAGGAACTGGATCTCGCCGCCATCGCCGCGGAGACGGAGGGCTTCAGCGGTGCCGAACTCGCCAGCCTGACTACCGAAGCCGGCATGTTCTCCATCCGTGACGACCGGACGGAGGTCCGCATGGAGGACTTCGAGGACGCCCGCGAGAAGGTCACGGACGCGGAGGGTCAGGAGACGGGCCCCATCGCGTTCTACTGA
- the pepF gene encoding oligoendopeptidase F, with amino-acid sequence MSSVPDRSDIDEEHTWDLEALYADDEAWEDAFEAVQERLSDLEAYEGQVTEEAETLLSVLELREEIMRTVSNVTSYARMRRDEDTTDSHYQALLARAQSLSSDAQSAASFIEPELQDLDREDIEAMIEDEPDLEEYDHYFDDVLRMKEHTRSAEIENLLAELGEVTGAPGEVYNTLANADMTFPTVQTPDGEQKRITLNNFTTLQKNPDREFRQAVYEEFYDEWETVRNAVGTAYKNSVKTDSKLATARNYDTAREAALDGPNVPVEVYDNLVDTVRDNLDKLHRHAELKRESIGADELRMWDLYVPMVEGESPEVTYEEACEYVTEAVAPLGDEYQTRLADGLDSRWVDVYETDGKQSGAYSGGTYDSQPYILMNYQDDVSSMYTLAHELGHSLHTQLTSEEQPYVYSGYEIFVAEVASTVNETLLTHHLLDTVEDERLRRHVLNEYLERFRSTLYRQTMFAEFEHRAHELSEAGEALTPDRLDELYHELKSDYYEPAAIDDRIAREWMRIPHFYRAFYVYQYATGISAAVALVDNILENGEPAAEQYVDFLRKGSREYPLELLRGAGVDMASPEPVESALSVYDDYLDEFADLA; translated from the coding sequence ATGAGTTCGGTTCCCGACCGCAGCGACATCGACGAGGAACACACGTGGGATCTGGAAGCGCTCTACGCCGACGACGAGGCGTGGGAAGACGCCTTCGAGGCCGTCCAGGAGCGGCTGTCCGATCTGGAGGCCTACGAGGGACAGGTGACCGAGGAGGCCGAGACGCTCCTGTCGGTGCTGGAACTCCGTGAGGAAATCATGCGCACAGTTTCAAACGTCACCTCCTACGCGCGTATGCGTCGCGACGAGGACACCACGGACAGCCACTATCAGGCCCTGCTCGCGCGGGCGCAATCACTGTCCTCGGACGCCCAGAGCGCCGCCTCCTTCATCGAACCCGAACTGCAGGACCTCGATCGGGAGGACATCGAGGCGATGATCGAGGACGAACCGGATCTCGAGGAGTACGACCACTACTTCGACGACGTGTTGCGGATGAAAGAGCACACCCGGTCGGCCGAGATCGAGAACCTGCTGGCCGAACTGGGCGAAGTGACGGGAGCGCCCGGTGAGGTGTACAACACGCTCGCCAACGCGGACATGACGTTCCCGACAGTCCAGACGCCCGACGGCGAGCAAAAGCGGATCACCCTCAACAACTTCACCACGCTCCAGAAGAACCCTGATCGGGAGTTCCGACAGGCGGTCTACGAGGAGTTCTACGACGAGTGGGAGACGGTGCGCAACGCGGTCGGGACCGCCTACAAGAACAGCGTCAAGACCGACAGCAAGCTGGCGACCGCGCGCAACTACGACACCGCCCGCGAGGCCGCACTCGACGGCCCGAACGTCCCCGTCGAGGTGTACGACAACCTCGTCGATACGGTGCGTGACAATCTGGACAAACTCCACCGCCACGCGGAGTTGAAGCGGGAGAGCATCGGGGCGGACGAACTCCGGATGTGGGACCTCTACGTCCCGATGGTCGAGGGCGAGAGCCCCGAGGTGACCTACGAGGAAGCCTGCGAGTACGTCACGGAGGCCGTCGCGCCGCTGGGTGATGAGTACCAGACCCGGCTTGCCGACGGCCTCGACTCGCGGTGGGTGGACGTGTACGAGACCGACGGGAAGCAGTCGGGGGCTTACAGCGGCGGGACCTACGACTCCCAGCCGTACATCCTGATGAACTACCAGGACGACGTGTCCTCGATGTACACGCTGGCTCACGAACTCGGGCACTCCCTCCATACGCAGCTCACCAGCGAGGAACAGCCCTACGTCTACTCGGGCTACGAGATCTTCGTGGCAGAGGTGGCTTCGACGGTCAACGAGACCCTGCTCACCCACCACCTGCTCGATACCGTCGAGGACGAACGCCTGCGCCGGCACGTCCTCAACGAGTATCTCGAACGGTTCCGGTCGACGCTCTACAGGCAAACGATGTTCGCGGAGTTCGAACACCGCGCCCACGAGCTCTCGGAGGCCGGGGAGGCACTGACGCCCGATCGGCTGGACGAACTCTACCACGAGTTGAAAAGCGACTACTACGAGCCCGCGGCGATCGACGACCGGATCGCCCGCGAGTGGATGCGCATCCCCCACTTCTACCGCGCGTTCTACGTCTACCAGTACGCGACGGGCATCTCGGCGGCCGTCGCGCTGGTCGACAACATCCTCGAGAACGGCGAGCCCGCGGCCGAGCAGTACGTCGACTTCCTCCGGAAGGGGTCCCGGGAGTACCCCCTCGAACTGCTCCGGGGTGCAGGCGTCGACATGGCCTCGCCCGAGCCGGTCGAGTCGGCCCTGTCGGTGTACGACGACTACCTCGACGAGTTCGCAGACCTGGCCTGA
- the truA gene encoding tRNA pseudouridine(38-40) synthase TruA, protein MRAYRVAYDGRAFHGFQRQPNVATVSDTLLAALEDLDVLADKADAPPGYAAAGRTDAGVSAVAQTVGFDAPDWLTPRAFDSELPPDVRVWAVADAPADFHATHDATSREYVYHLHAPPDAVDDERARAALDGLRGEHDFHNLTPDEDGTVRDLDGSIRRDGDYLVLRVRAGGFARQLVRRLVALIDEIGRGERDRDAVDRVLAPESLPGPAGVPAAPPEPLVLADVTYPDLAFERDPEAAASAREVFRERRVRHATRARVADDLVDGVGRAEED, encoded by the coding sequence ATGCGCGCGTACCGGGTCGCGTACGACGGCCGGGCGTTCCACGGCTTCCAGCGCCAGCCGAACGTGGCGACCGTCTCGGACACGCTGCTCGCGGCACTCGAGGATCTGGACGTACTGGCGGACAAGGCGGACGCGCCGCCGGGCTATGCGGCCGCGGGTCGGACCGACGCCGGGGTATCGGCGGTCGCACAGACCGTCGGCTTCGACGCCCCCGACTGGCTGACGCCCCGCGCGTTCGACAGCGAACTCCCCCCGGACGTCCGGGTGTGGGCCGTCGCCGACGCGCCCGCGGACTTCCACGCCACACACGACGCGACGAGCCGCGAGTACGTCTACCACCTCCACGCGCCGCCCGATGCCGTCGACGACGAGCGCGCGAGGGCCGCTCTCGACGGGCTCCGGGGCGAACACGACTTCCACAACCTGACCCCCGACGAGGACGGGACCGTACGGGACCTCGACGGGTCGATCCGGCGGGACGGCGACTATCTCGTGCTCCGGGTCCGTGCCGGCGGGTTCGCCCGCCAGCTCGTCCGCCGGCTGGTCGCTCTGATCGACGAGATCGGTCGGGGCGAGCGCGACCGCGACGCCGTGGATCGCGTGCTCGCCCCGGAATCGCTGCCCGGACCGGCGGGAGTGCCCGCCGCGCCTCCCGAACCGCTGGTGCTCGCCGACGTGACCTACCCAGACCTGGCCTTCGAGCGCGACCCCGAGGCCGCAGCGAGCGCACGCGAGGTGTTCCGCGAGCGTCGGGTCCGGCACGCGACCCGGGCGCGCGTGGCAGACGACCTGGTCGACGGCGTCGGCCGCGCGGAGGAGGACTGA